The following proteins are co-located in the Nitrospirota bacterium genome:
- the ribD gene encoding bifunctional diaminohydroxyphosphoribosylaminopyrimidine deaminase/5-amino-6-(5-phosphoribosylamino)uracil reductase RibD, whose translation MSDEAYMRRALALAARARGRTSPNPAVGAVVVRGGRIVGEGYHRRAGEPHAEVIALRNAATLARGATLYVTLEPCCHLDKRTPPCTDAILSSGANRVVIATEDPNPNVSGRGIARLREHHIETTVGVLRDRAKRVNEAYARWIRTGRPFVTLKIASTLDGKIATSSGESRWISGARARDYTHRLRDRVDAVLVGLGTVLADDPELTARGGRGRRTPHRVIVDERLATPPTARALKPRRGSAVIIATTSRASAVRRRRLEQRGVRVLTTRSRDGMVDLRDLMRRLGAMDITSVLIEGGAEVNASALRSGVVQKVVVMLAPKLLGGRDAISAIGGRSPKRLTDALMLRETLIRRLGEDVIVEGYL comes from the coding sequence GTGTCTGACGAGGCGTACATGCGTCGTGCGCTTGCGCTTGCGGCGCGAGCGCGCGGGCGCACCAGCCCCAACCCTGCGGTCGGGGCCGTGGTCGTTCGCGGCGGACGCATCGTCGGCGAAGGGTATCACCGGCGGGCGGGAGAACCCCATGCAGAAGTCATCGCCCTTCGCAATGCCGCGACCCTTGCTCGCGGCGCGACGTTGTACGTCACGCTCGAGCCGTGTTGTCACCTCGACAAACGCACGCCTCCCTGTACGGACGCGATTCTGTCATCCGGGGCGAACAGGGTGGTGATCGCCACCGAGGACCCCAATCCCAACGTGTCGGGGCGAGGGATCGCGCGATTGCGCGAGCACCACATCGAGACGACCGTGGGGGTCCTCAGGGATCGTGCGAAACGCGTGAACGAAGCGTATGCCCGCTGGATTAGAACGGGTCGTCCCTTCGTGACGTTGAAAATCGCCTCCACGCTCGACGGGAAGATTGCGACGTCCAGCGGTGAATCGCGCTGGATCAGCGGCGCGCGGGCCCGCGACTATACCCATCGTTTGCGTGATCGAGTCGACGCGGTGCTGGTGGGATTGGGGACGGTCCTGGCGGACGATCCCGAGCTGACGGCAAGGGGCGGCCGAGGGAGGCGAACCCCCCACCGCGTGATCGTGGACGAGCGGTTGGCGACCCCGCCGACGGCCCGCGCCCTGAAGCCGCGCCGAGGCTCCGCGGTCATCATCGCGACGACCAGTCGGGCGTCGGCGGTACGCCGTCGGCGTTTGGAGCAGCGCGGCGTGCGTGTCCTGACAACGAGGTCCCGAGACGGGATGGTCGATTTGCGGGATCTGATGCGACGGCTTGGTGCGATGGACATCACCTCGGTCCTCATCGAAGGCGGTGCCGAGGTCAACGCCTCGGCCCTACGGTCCGGGGTCGTCCAGAAAGTCGTCGTCATGCTGGCGCCGAAACTCCTGGGAGGTCGGGACGCGATCAGCGCGATCGGCGGGCGATCGCCGAAGCGCTTGACCGACGCCCTGATGCTCCGGGAAACGTTGATCCGGCGATTGGGGGAGGACGTGATCGTGGAGGGTTACCTATGA
- a CDS encoding diadenylate cyclase: MSASPFGLAWPDLLGATLAGAVLIWIAIRARAPGARRVVAGTGVVFVGAVFGQWAGLFPNDWPLARWWPELVLALVIILQPEIRRALASIAQFPAHRTPEPEARLAVEEVLKAAVALANRRIGALIVIERTQELLDAVEVGTVIDARLSKDLLISLFLPYSPLHDGAVILRGGRIAAAGCFLPLSARTLSGDAAGTGTRHRAAIGITEDSDALAIVVSEESGAISLVAAGEIDRDLDGDALRRRLTASLGVEAPPLGRWAWLSRARSQ; encoded by the coding sequence ATGTCGGCGTCGCCGTTCGGTCTCGCGTGGCCTGATCTGCTGGGCGCGACGCTCGCCGGTGCGGTACTGATCTGGATCGCGATCCGCGCCCGCGCTCCCGGCGCCCGCCGGGTCGTCGCCGGTACGGGGGTCGTCTTTGTCGGAGCGGTGTTCGGCCAGTGGGCTGGCCTGTTCCCGAACGACTGGCCTCTTGCCCGTTGGTGGCCCGAACTCGTCCTGGCACTGGTGATTATCCTTCAGCCAGAGATCCGACGAGCCCTGGCTTCGATCGCGCAGTTCCCCGCCCACCGGACGCCCGAGCCCGAGGCCCGTTTGGCCGTCGAAGAGGTGCTCAAGGCCGCGGTTGCGCTCGCGAACCGTAGGATCGGAGCGCTCATCGTGATCGAACGGACCCAGGAACTCCTGGACGCCGTTGAGGTTGGGACCGTGATCGACGCGCGGCTCTCCAAGGATCTGCTGATCAGCTTGTTTCTCCCGTATTCGCCCTTGCACGACGGCGCTGTGATCTTGCGAGGCGGTCGGATCGCCGCAGCAGGGTGCTTCCTGCCGCTCTCCGCCCGAACGCTCAGCGGCGACGCGGCGGGAACCGGTACTCGGCATCGTGCGGCCATCGGGATCACGGAGGACAGTGACGCACTGGCCATCGTGGTCTCCGAGGAGAGCGGTGCCATCTCGTTGGTCGCGGCCGGCGAAATCGACCGGGACTTGGACGGAGACGCGCTCCGGCGCAGGCTGACGGCGTCGCTGGGTGTCGAGGCTCCCCCGCTGGGACGCTGGGCCTGGTTGTCGCGGGCGCGATCCCAGTAG
- the folP gene encoding dihydropteroate synthase, whose protein sequence is MVHDQRTQVMGILNVTPDSFWDGGQTTTVDAAVDRARRFEAAGAEWIDVGGESTGPDSQDVSLDEERRRVIPVVRALVRELRVPVSVDTTKAAVAREALAAGAAMVNDVSALRGDPEMAGAVAAAKASVVLMYAKDPTPRTTRRDVRYDDVIDTVCDFLRQRIAAARSAGIDDARILVDPGLGWFVGADPRYSYQILAGLDRVRALGYPVVVGPSRKSFLAYDGVHSPRPTAERLMATAAAVAIASWQGAAIVRVHDVDAMAQVVATVEAIKRPSRVVHPVAG, encoded by the coding sequence ACCAGCGCACCCAGGTAATGGGCATCTTGAACGTCACGCCCGATTCGTTCTGGGACGGCGGTCAAACCACGACCGTTGACGCTGCGGTGGACCGGGCTCGGCGGTTCGAGGCCGCGGGGGCCGAGTGGATCGACGTGGGCGGCGAATCCACGGGGCCCGACTCCCAGGACGTGTCGCTCGATGAGGAGCGACGGCGCGTCATCCCGGTGGTTCGCGCGCTGGTGCGCGAACTGCGCGTGCCGGTCTCCGTCGACACCACCAAGGCTGCCGTGGCCCGCGAGGCGCTGGCCGCCGGTGCCGCGATGGTCAACGACGTCTCTGCGTTGCGGGGAGATCCCGAGATGGCCGGCGCGGTGGCCGCGGCCAAGGCCTCCGTCGTTCTCATGTACGCAAAAGACCCCACCCCGCGCACCACCCGCCGCGACGTGCGTTACGACGACGTCATCGACACCGTGTGTGACTTTCTGCGCCAGCGCATCGCCGCGGCGCGTTCAGCGGGGATCGACGACGCCCGCATCCTGGTGGACCCTGGATTGGGCTGGTTTGTCGGTGCGGACCCCCGGTACAGCTACCAGATCCTTGCGGGGTTGGATCGTGTCCGCGCGCTGGGTTACCCCGTGGTGGTGGGCCCGTCGCGGAAATCCTTCCTCGCCTACGACGGGGTTCACTCGCCTAGGCCGACCGCGGAGCGGTTGATGGCCACGGCGGCCGCCGTGGCCATCGCGAGTTGGCAGGGCGCGGCGATCGTGCGCGTCCACGACGTGGACGCGATGGCGCAGGTGGTGGCCACGGTAGAGGCGATCAAACGCCCCTCCCGCGTGGTCCACCCCGTAGCGGGCTAA